The Sabethes cyaneus chromosome 3, idSabCyanKW18_F2, whole genome shotgun sequence DNA window TTCCTGCTGATCATGTTCAATTACACTCACCATTTTCGATTACATGTGTTGACTATGCTAGTCCAATAAGCATCGTTGGACGTAGAGTACAAGGAGCAGTATCGAGCAAGGGATACTTTGCATTATTCATCTGTTTTTCTACAAAATCGGTACATATAGAAGCTGTTTCAAGTTTGAGCACAGAAGTATTTTTAGCGGCGTTCACTCGTTTCTCCTGCCGCTATGGTAGGTTGAAGGTTTTTGAAGGTAAGAAAAATGGTATCGGATAATGCTACCAACTTTCGCTCTGCTTGCAATTATCTTCGTAACGTGTATCAAAGCATCAATACCTCTGAACACAATCGCCAGGTGGGTGATTTTCTGGCTGATAAAGGAGTTGAATGGTATTTCATACCAGCTCGTTCACCACATCACGGTGGACTGTGGGAGTCTGCAATTAAGTCCGCAAAACAGATACTCTCGAAGAATGCGGGTAAGCAAGCTTTTACTTATGAGGAATTGGCAACCTTTCTTGCTCAGGTCACAGCTACAATGAACTCCCGTCCGATTACGCCAATTTCGGATAACATACATGATCCACAGGCCCTAACGCCTGCCCACTTCTTGGATGGAAAGGCCCTCACAACGGTTCCCGAGATCAACATGTTAGAACCTCAGATCAGTTCATTGTCTCGATGGAATTACATTCAACGTTTGTCGCAGGAATTCAGCGCCAGATGACCAATCCGCCAGATCCGAATATTACAATTTTGAAATCAAGCATGCAAATTACTTACAGAAAATTtttgaggtcaatcattttaTTCTAGATATCCATTTCCAtcgaaagtaaaaaaggaaatattgacGCATATTGCGTTAGAAATTTCCCTGAattctttttaaaaaataataactctAACGCATAATCATAGTGTTGTgacattaatatcaaaatgaaaatatttttcatattgtcaatttaaaACGATGTTCGCCCAAACATGAAattgcatcaacttgctattttgaaggtatataaactaatcatttacaatgtattgaaaggttattatgcgttggataagttttgattacgaaaataatatttttcgaaactttgtacttttcgagcttcacgggggtgagattgtgccaagccataatgatcgatccaatttgtggatttcacatacacaacaaaaatacgtcagcaTACACCGGTACACTCACATTCTCATCTCACATTGAgctcaatattttgacagattagatagcatcatccattttggagcaaacagcatcataggtctgctaaataatttaaactaatttttactttttctctggaaatttcagatactttgaataaacactttaataTAAGACGTTATATAATATAAgatataccgtgtataaactgctagttttaaggagggggaggggggagggATAGGTCAGATGTGTTGCGGCcgtgggttctcgaacgaagtaatggttacttttgtcaaatgatcaaataggtatgccccctaaggatacaccccttcacaCATCTCcctcttgttaaccctagaaacgctactgtcTATATAAAGGCTTTTCATTGACTTCGAAtgcatttttagttatttcagacctctccgggttattttcgttcatactttttgtatgatgcgtcgtttttggccgatcccctgcccctaatagtccacttagttgatggacggccccatatgaactactttatactgatattaaTGTGTATTGTATATCAACAtgttaatgttcactgtttaggtttttagcctaactttatgtttttggcacaatgtgcaatgccctagaaggggtgagattgtgccaaagttcatgcacgtCCAGTAAAacaaggtttcattgtaactaaaccatctctacgatagttgttaattgaacaatttagtatatattgacaggtttgaaatcaacttagttcctaaattgtgtgtatactgagccaaggaacaaaaatatatgcttttatggcacaatctcgccccggatgacgttattgataaagtaaattaaatgacacTTACAAATATTTACGCAAGCTAGCAGAGAAAATATTGCACGCAGTAAATACGTTCTTATGAATTTTACTtctaaataaggattttgaggaataagaacggatatttaaaaatatagtcaacttaattatagatgttcctgagaaatagaaaatcattattgTTGCAGTAGGTAGGCCAGGTCACAccattaggtggattaattctggtttttttaatctttgaaatttgacaaattgtttaaaaataaccaaattttacatttttcaaaactCAAGCAAAAATAAATTCTACACATAATTTCGAACAAATTATGCCATATAAAGTTGTTGCGGCAGAGAGCCGCATTTtacggtaaccaacctattttgattcggcaaagttgtgtatttttactatttatacaacgttattaaatatgaaaaagtcatataaaaactacaaaaactgattttccaATAGCCATAGTTGACAATTCCATAGTTGTCCGAAAACTAAAACACGTGATCATTTgagttttgagtaggaaatgttggttttaggtttgtgaaatctttggaagagtttcttgaaattaaagctctatcgtttggtggcaTTCAACATTTGAGTAATCCCCCTAAAActgttatagagcatattattacaagaaattttgctgaagacaggaACGtgctatctcttcagcgaagatagaaaaattctatttctTATATATGAATCGTTataatcagtttttctatttaagGACTTTTTGTAGTAGTTGTATATTTTCTTCAGAATCAGATTCAGTTCACagtgttgtacaaatagtaaaaatacaaaacTTTGTTAGTTATAGTAAACTTCTGTCTTTACTTGTgtagaaactgtagaactttcaacataaaaaataccctaGTTTTGACCCCGAAGTCCTCGACTACCGGCAGATGGATACAAATGATACCTCCTGGATTTTGTAGCTCTTTTCATCTAGTGTCTGGTTTATgtgattaaatttaaatttagttcaaatccgtgaaaatCGAATACATGGGTCTCAGACACTTTGTGTTCGTGTAGAATGACATaatatttaaaatctaaaaatttaacttgagaacggctgggcccaagaaaaaaattattgagaTAATTTGTTCAAAGCgacttttatgaaaaaaatgtaacgtttggatatttttgaaatatctgtcaaaattaaattaaaaaaaaattatagtgTCCATAAATCGCTCTTCGCCAGATGCAATGTAATGTTTTTTCTAGCAGTGTGATTTTTTCtctaaaaatacacttaataaaaaaataagtccATTTCTGACTACGCGAAAAtgcttttgacgaaaaaaatatgtttaatccaacatatcagcaaaattttattccaattaAAAATATCCGAATCATACATAACCTTTTTAGCGCTATGAGATTTCAAGTTAAATAGCTAAAACTTAATTCTTCAAGGTCAAAATAGGTTTAAAGTTTGACATGGTTTCGGTTTTGGCTACTCAGGTGATATATGATGTGTCACTAAATTCGAAGCATTAGGCTTGAACAGGTATTCTTTTTCAAGGCACATTGATTAGATTTTCAATGGGCCTGACACATTAACCATCGTAGCGCACAATTTTCTTGAAGAGATTGTCACAACAGATGACTTTGAACTTATGCTGCAGCGCTATGCTTTTAAATcgaaatgaaatttcaaaaTCCCCATTTTTATCTCCGTTGTTTCTCTCATGCACGCTTACTGAAGTAAACTAAACGTCGGTATCACGATATTCAAAAAAGAAGTCGTACAGGTATGAGACGCGTGGGCGCTAAGTTATTTATGTGGGTATTAAAAATCACGTTGAAAACGGTTTTAACTTTATTTTCCTTGCACTTCTTCTAGCTCACTACGGTGCCACGCGATAGGAAACATATGAAATTTAAAATGCGTACCATTTGCTTATTctacataaatttttattttaactccTAACAGTACGTTAGAACCCTTtaaaaacattgtttgtaaTACTATTTAGTAAGAAAACAAATCGCACTGATTTACTTTCTTGGTACAAAAAGCCATAACTCATATATCAATCACTAGTTAATTTTCTCTTGAAATTATATCTTCGCATGTAAATAATGCCGTATTTGAGAGCGCGCGCGAAATTATGTTTTCCGTAAAATATTTGGATGAATGGGAAAACAATTGAATCATTTTTTCGGACGGTTTTTCAATATTATTTCTATTCTGGCGAGTAATGCAACTAACTGGTTTCCATATCAGTTTTACGAAAATATAGACACTCACTATGAAATGActatttgaatcacattaaACAAAGCATATCGATATTACAGCTTCAACGGAAGATTAAACTTGATGTGCCACAATTTATAAATCTGCTAAACCTCTAGACTTTAGTAACTTGAATCAATTACACTGACTTGACGCTATGAAACACAGCGAAGCactgaattctttttttttttcatctctttGCATCTTGCTATATCCGTCGTGGGTAGGTATAATACACAAGAAACGTGTCGCGCGCGGTTGGAAACTGGTGGTTGTGCTTTAGTTTGAATTATATTTACGACGATCGCTCAGATACTGCTCGATATATACTTGTTGTCACCACTTGATGCTACACCGTTCTTTGCAAGCCAGTTCCTTACATGAAAGTATATATTTTCTTAGATATTTTTTTCTAACATTACCTATTTATCGGGAAAAATAATATACATGATAGTAAGGAGCAATACATTATAATTTCAGGCGTTTACTTGTCGTCTACTAATTTTTGATGCTTTTGGAGCTACAGAGCCGCATatgtattttattttgaattgacaatatgagaaatgtgttataacagatttcttgacattttgatattaatatcacaacattttgaccatgcattcaaaagttatcatctattaaaaataaaaattcaggaaaattaaaaaaaaatattgcgagAAAAAatgatatctagaacaaaatgatttacCCAAAAAATTTTGTATGTATAATTTGcgtgctttatttcaattttgtaatgtatctaaATTCTAAAAATATCTGGATAGAGCGCTAGACATtgggaaataaaaaaagagaataaacttttttttttgacttggcgctcctccagacaattacacggtgtgacaaaaaaaattttttttaatatactttgcaagtgacctagtgtacgttgttagtcgcacctagtacatcattaaaacacatatgacattatcctaacacccccaaaatttcaagttattgcaaaaaaaaaaaatacgttttttggctaggtgtactcATACTATCAtcaataactcaataatttttcaagcaattttaagtgttttatacatttttggaaagcttagagaaCAAGCTTTCAGAATATACACACAATCgctatggttctacaaaagttagatgagattttttcaattaaatatgaaatttaactacaaaaatgaaatttttctcactttaggagtggttaaagtgaccttaaaaataaCCCACATTCctgagctcaacatcacttgttttatattcaatcctaagactttggtcaaaatttcagccaaatcggtcaacatttgcaaatttgagaccatttttaagagttgtagaatttgttgcttctcatatatcacccgcctaatcttacatcgtgtacaacagcggttcccaaatgggggttcgcgaacccccaggggttcgccaaaactttagttcactgcagaatagtatagggaaatccgtcagggggtacgcggaCCAAAAAAAAGTTGGGAACCGCTGGTGTACAAGATGTTCAGTTTCTCAGAAAAAATCTcatctaacttttgtagaaccatagtgaatgtgtatatattctgaaagcttgttctctttccaaaaatgtataaaacactaaaaattgcttgaaaaaatattgagttattcatgatagtatgtgcacacctagccaaaaaacgattttttgcaataacttgaaattttggggatagtaggaagatttcaaatgtgttcttatgatgtactaggtgtgactaacaacgtacactaggtcatttgagaagtattttttccgtgtaacaccgtgttatttttgcatgaaaacacttgggcttcttttgaatgtacttccaTGAAAAAATtgtcattagcttgattgcatcgtttttacgatgttgcccgttagagggttaaaatattaATCATAAACTGAAATAATAATAGTCATGGATCAAATAGAGGTCATTACACTTGTTTCCCGTTTGATTTCTTCTACGTTTGTACCGTAAGTTCGAGTATTTTTAAACTAGGGAACAGGAGGgtattttggcatatttgtaaATTCTGCCTATTTTGCTTTTGTTTCGCTAAATAAATACTTTGCCGATTTACAACAGCACCAACCCAACAGATAGTCGAATTTGGTGGATACGTCGctcgcttaataagggggtcgtgcagtctccttttgttcagcgcctctatggttaaaagctacattagtaccagcgaaccaaatgctctggcgggtgttgtgggttcgaatccggttagaatctcagattatagcttagaTCGACCCATGCACttttcagcattggacaaaaggtaggagtcacaacgactacttgttaagcgtagctacaaaTAACCACTCCCCCTcacttttccgctctttctcctccatTCTAAAAATTTCACTACTTTCGTCTACtgttccttcatcaattgtaaaagaacaaCCGTTTCAGAAAGATATTAATTTTAGAACTAGTTTCCCAAAAATAAAACTAATCTACTGTTTGTTGTTAAAAGAACATGAAAAGcactgttcttccactagaattaGGCCTAGgccaaaaaaaacagaagcaaCCGCTTAACGTATTgtaaataccctcccgtaccccaCCTTTAGCCAACATATTCCAGAAGATtactcaattttaaaataagtaggGTAAGGTGGGGCAAGTCGATACTTTAGCATTATCCTAGCCAATGATTTTTTCATATAGTACCTATTAAAGTGATGTTCTTTTACAATCGTCATAATTCGTAATATCGTCTATTCGTTTCCCACAGGAAAATTTGAATGTAAAATCTCTGGATTTCTTACGTGttaccgtgaacgcaggtaattccggtcactcaactaaagtaaccgatttttagaagattgaaCTAGAAGCCATAGGTAATGAGAATCCACATGAGCAAAGCTTGCACCTGAACTaactaatttcaaatcaatcttTTGGAAATCGGCTACTTTAGTTAAGTGATTGGAATTAGGAATTGATAGGAATTATCTACCTTCACGGTAAGCAAAACGAAGcagttttccggcattttattttttgtctaatataagttttattttgtttcatttatttttatcaCCAATTTTGAAATATAAAAAGCGTTTTTCTGCCGTAACAATGAATAATTTCTCTTTCTGTAAACAATTTACAAAGGTTTTCGATAAAACATTTCGCGTTTTGTTAAGTGACATATTTTGCCCCGCACTTTGACCCATTTTCCCCCTCACTTTTTgagaacttaaaataaaaagtttttaaaatgtattcaCAAAAATATAGTGTcgccagcactaaattggaGTTCGGAATAAGTggcaaacattttttcttctGTACATTTgacctagtgtcggaagtagtgtGCTGTATGGCGCGTCTTatttcggacccaactgaaggaaagtaatggaagcaaatattgcgacatttgcccgtATTTAGagtaccccgatttacacgattatcacagtcgaatctcgcacacgatttcacTCAAGGAAAACGAAGTGAAACAAAAgggcaagaaggaaaaagaagtcaaacgtataagttgattaaactaaaagccactttagtgtcagattaacagtgcaaaatgcggtatgttGCATTATACtgtattaacaatatagttcactccgctataatcctgaagacacgactactagcgccattgcGGCATAAAAGGCTACCAAAGCACACCGTAAATTCGAcacgtctatcggaaacaactcaactttcagtatagagtttAGCCTATTCTAGATAGAATGAACAAAAGTTCGAATGTAAACCAAGCGGacgagttattttctgctggaccagtatcagaaaatcagctctcgctcggtttgttcacgcttgccacattctctggtttgttggttctatcttcaattcgcgactacgaagctcCATCATCCCTTTTACACTCATGGAATTGCGCATACgaagatagaatcaacaaaagggcgaatgccgcAAGCGTAAAAAACCATTTGAGAGTTGATTTTGCTAGGctcgtccagcaaaaaataacccacgcgttttgtttacacctgcggcattcgcccttttgcTAACTCTATCGAGAAATGGGAGaataaatctagatagaattaacaaaagggctaatgtcgcaaatgtaaacaaaacgagtgagagttactttttgctggaccagcataggaaaatcaaccctcactcggtttgtttacgcttgcgacattcgcccttttgttaattctatcttcaaatgaAGAATTATTATCAAAAATCTTTCTGTTCTCCACGCTCtttaattgactgaagtttttggagcgtcttagtagaatacgaaacctaaaattaaaaaagaagtaaacttatccaatttaattctactatgtatgaatattttattcacgacagatacgtatttcgcctacgacttgcaggcctcctcagtgttcgaaaacagacactgaggaggcctgcaagtcgtaggcgaaatacgtatctgtcgtgaataaaatatgcataggggccatccagataccacgtggacagaaaaataccaattttcaaccctccCGTCCCccaccgtggacaagcgtggacttTGACTCAACTTCTACCTCCCTCCCTTTTTGTCCACGTggacttttttttcttatgtgtaATTTAACAACACAGAAATGCatggtgctaaattttgttttcgacttgatttatgcagtatttataaaaaactacaaggtatacagccctaagggctgtacgaaaggatgacgtaggactgtatcagatcatcagatcaaagactaatgtaaactgcatttctggcatattataagaatctgtgagttccgttgtttaagtgaatgtttaaaagagaagagcgaaatattcagattcaattcttcatttaatgcaatggtggctttgaaaatacgtggacgggggttcataagtacaatgcctgcaacctttgagacatagaaaatttcttttaaaaatcactcgtGTGCATcagaaaggttgaaatggtaatgaattatccccctcccacaggggtgaggggtctcaaagcatcataaaataaataaattcatgcctccaaaaaactccacaagccaaatttggtgtcatttgcttgattagttctcgagttatgaagaaatttgtatttcatttgtatgggatctccccttcttaaagaaagcaaaggttctaatcctaTGGTGGATTAaaaatcccccccccctcccctgttaaaagacggatgggtctcattatactatagaaaaaattcctgccttctaaaacccccacatgccgaatttggtttcatttgcttgattagttctagagttttgaggaaatttgtatttcatttgtatgggagccccccttcttaaaagaagaaggggtctcagtacaccatagaaaaacatcttacctccaaaaacccccacaagccaattttggttccttttgctcgaatagttctcgagttatgaggaaatttgaatattatttgtatgagtgccccccttctaaagaggggaggggtcttaatttaccatagaaaaaatcttgccttctgaaacccctgcattccaaatttggttccatttgcttgattagttctagagttttgaggaaatttgtatttcatttgtacaggagcccccttcttagaaggagaagaggtctcaatacaccgtagaaaattaatcctaccttctgaaacccccacatgccaaatttggtctcatttgcttgattagttctcgagttttgaggaaatttgtgtttcaattgtataagagccctcccccctcttacgcccaccttaaaattgctctcttactcccctaaaaaattgctggtcattttatctatccaacgacatataaattgttcagtttcgtttagtggtttagtagttattagcatttgaaatctttcattcaaacgttacacttctattttcgttttcacaaagtgctgccCAGTCCCAGtacagtaaacaaagacgtagtcccacgtcaaaaaCAAACGCTCCAGTCTAAAGGCTGACACAATGTAATTTTGAGTCGCTGCGGAAATTAGGGTTTTTCCGtgcattttctgtcaaattttcgcagcgttaaaatccgtatgcaaggtgttaggacctGAATTCTTCTGTTCATAGTAATCTTGTCTAcagcaaattattatcgactgcaagaaagtcagtttcagttTGACTTTTGGTTGATGATTCTTCTCCGTCAAGAGTATCCCTGTCTAACTAGAGCATCTCAGCTTTTCCGTCTATTTCAACACAACACAGGACCTTTCCGATGCGACGCGGTTCGTAAAATCTTCTGAAGACAAATCCTtccgtaatgctcggttcatgtgtttacgtcgacatatgcctcatcagaagataaaactt harbors:
- the LOC128740162 gene encoding uncharacterized protein LOC128740162, which codes for MVSDNATNFRSACNYLRNVYQSINTSEHNRQVGDFLADKGVEWYFIPARSPHHGGLWESAIKSAKQILSKNAGKQAFTYEELATFLAQVTATMNSRPITPISDNIHDPQALTPAHFLDGKALTTVPEINMLEPQISSLSRWNYIQRLSQEFSAR